GCGGCGCTGAAAATCAGGTTACGCATGCAGAACTCCTTGGCAATGGGAACCGCGAGGGCGGGCGGCTGTTCGACCTGCGGGCCTTCGACGGGTTCCGGCATTGTAGCGGAGCCGCTGCCTTTTATGCGCTGGGCGATCAGCCTTCGCTGTGCAGCAGGAGCGGCAGCTGCTCGGCCAGCTTCTCGTTGTTCAGCGGCGCCCGGATGAAACCACGCTGGGTACCGTCCGGCGCCAGGATGACCAGGTTGCCGCTGTGGTCGACAGTGTAGTTCGGCTTAGTGGTATCGGCCGGGATATAAGGAATGCTGACAGCGCTGGCCAGCGCCTGGATATCGGCCGCGGCACCGGTCAGGCCGACAAAGCTGGCATCGAAATAGCCCAGGTACTGCTTGAGCTGCTGCGGGGTATCGCGGTTCGGATCGACACTGACCAGCACCACGCGCAGGCGCGCCTGGGCCTCGGCCGGCAGCATGCCCTTGAGCTGGCGCAACTGGGCGAGGGTGGCCGGGCAGATGTCCGGGCAGAAGGTATAGCCGAAGAACAGCAGGCTCCACTGGCCCTTGAGCTGATCCAGCGCCACTGCCTGACCGTCTTGGTTGGTCAGGCTCAGCCCCGGCAGACTGCGGCTCTGCGGCAGCAGGACGATGCCGGCATCCAGCTGCGCCACCTTGTCCAGGCCATCGCCCTTGCCGTTCAGCACCTTGTGCACGGTCAGGCCCAATACCAGGGCGACGATCGCGACCAGGATGAAGACTGTCTTGTGGGTTCGATTCATGGACTCGGTTCTCTAAGGCGATGGGGGCACGCGGGCGCAACGGCTGCCACGCCCGGCGCGCACCTTGCGCCGCCGCGTTACAGGCTCAGCAGCAGGTAGTGGTCGGCGAGCAGGGCGATGAACAGCAGGAACAGGTACCAGATACTGTACTTGAACGTATTGATCGCCGCGTGCGGTTTGCTGTCACGGTACAGCACCACGGCCCAGTACATGAAGCGCCCGCCCAGCAGCGCGGCACAGGCCAGATAGAGCGGCCCGCTCATGTGAATGGCATAGGGCAGCAGGGTCACGGCGAACATCACGGCGGTGTACAGCAGGATGTGCACCTTGGTGTAGTGCTCGCCGTGGGTCACCGGCAGCATGGGGATGTCGGCCTTGGCGTATTCCTCCTTGCGGTGGATGGCCAGCGCCCAGAAGTGCGGCGGCGTCCAGGCGAAGATGATCAGCACCAGCAACAATGGTTCAGCGCTGACATGCCCGGTGACGGCGACCCAACCGAGCAGCGGCGGCGCCGCCCCGGCCAGCCCGCCGATCACGATGTTCTGCGGCGTGGCACGCTTGAGAAAGCCGGTGTAGAGCACCGCATAACCGAGCAAGGAGGCCAGGGTCAGCCAGGCCGCCAGCTCGTTGGTGAAGGTCAGCAGCAGCGCCATCCCGGCCACCGCCAGCAGCAGGGCGAAGCCCAGCGCCGCCACGGGCGACAGGCGCCCGGCGGTGACCGGACGCTTGTGGGTGCGCGCCATGATCGAGTCGATACGCCGGTCCACCACGTGGTTGACCGCCGCCGCCGCGCCAGCGCACAGGCCGATGCCGAGGTTGCCGAACAGCAGCACCTGCCAGGCCACCCCGGCACGGGTGGCGAGGAACATGCCGACCAGCGAGGTGATCAGCATCAGCACCACCACGCGGGGTTTGGTCAGCTCCAGGTAATCGCGCCAGCTGGCGTGTTCCCGGTGGGCTTGCAGCAGAGTAGCCATGGGGGTCTCTCCTTGATTGTTCTTATTTGCCCAGCGCCAGCTCGGCGGGCGCCGCAGCCTGCACTGCGCGCACCGCGTTGGCGGCCCGCAGGCGGTAATTGACCAGCACCAGGCTCAGCAGCAGGGCCGCGCCCCCGGCGTTGTGGGCCACCGCCACCGCCAGCGGCAAGTGCAGCAGCACGTTGCTCACCCCCAGGCTGACCTGCAGGCCCAGCGCCAACAGCACCAGACCTGCCAGCCGGCCAAGCCCGCCAGCACGCAGGCGCCAGGCCAACAGCAGCAGGATCAGGGTCACCAGCACGGCGCCGAGGCGATGGGTCAGGTGGATGGCGGTACGGGCCTCGCTGTCCAGCTGGCCGCCGAGGTAGTTGGGGCCAATATGCTGGGTCAGGTGAAAACCGTTGGCGAAGTCCGCCGCCGGCCACCACTGGCCATGGCAGGTCGGCAGGTCGACGCAGGCCACTGCCGCATAGTTGGAGCTGACCCAGCCACCCAGGGCGATCTGCCCGATCACCAACAGCAGCGCCAGCATGGCCAGGCCACGCAGGCGCGTCGTCACTCCGGACAACACCGGCAGCGCAGCGGACAGGCGCAGGCTGAGCAGGAACAGCAGGGATAGGGTGGTGAAGCCACCCAGCAGGTGCGCCGTGACCACCTGCGGCCAGAGCTGCAGGGTGACCGTCCACATGCCGAAGGCGGCCTGAGCGATCACCACGCCGAGCAGCAGCAGCGGTAGCTTCAGCGGCTGATCGGGCTCTGCGCGGCGGCGCAGGGCCTGCACCGCCAGGGTTAGGATCAGCAGGCCCAGGCTGCCGGCGAAGTAGCGGTGGATCATCTCGTTCCAGCCCTTCTGCGCCTCCACCGGGGCATGGGGGAAATTGGCTTCGGCATGGGCCAGCTGTGCCTCGCTCTGCGGCACACTGATGAAACCGTAGCAACCGGGCCAGTCCGGGCAGCCAAGGCCGGCATGGGTCAACCGGGTATAGGCACCGAGCAGTACCACCAGCACCGCCAGCAGGGTGGCGAACAGCGCCAGGCGGTAGCCGGGCAGGGGTTTGCGTGCAGTCATCCAGGGCCTCTTCTTATTGTTCTGTGCGGGTATGTCAGCCGATCTGCGACAGCTTCAGCAGCAGGCGCAGGTCGTTGAGGATCGCCTTGCCCTTGACCGTGGCGTCGTAGCGCAGCACCAGGTTGCCATGCGGATCGACGATCCACAGCTGCGCCCCGCCGGCATCCTTGGCGACCGCTGCGTTGGTGTAGGTCGTCAGATCGAGCCGGTAGCGCCCCAGCTGCGGGTATTCGCGCTCCAGCTGGGCCTCGAGATCCGCCGCCAGCGGGGCGGCAATCGCCAGGCCGTGGCTGGCCCGCGAAGCGTCGCGATTCAGGCCGATATGGATCTGCCGGGCGGTATACACCAGTTGCCGACAGGCCTCGTCGCAGCCCTGCGGGGCGGTGACCAGCAGCTGCCAGCGTGCCTGCGCGGCATCCAGCACGCCCAGATCGCCGAGCGTCTGGCCATTACCGATCAGCACGCCGTGGTAGCTGCGCGACTCCGGCACCCAGAACTTCATCTTGTACATGGCCGTGGCCAGGATCATCGGGCCGATCACCAGGCTCAGCAGCAGGATCAGCTGCAGGCGCCCGCGACCGCGTGGAGCGGCGGCCTCAGAGGAGGGGCTGAGAGGATTCAGGGTCGTGCTCATGTTCAGGCTCCCGCGCATTGCGCAATCCGAAATAGAGGTAAAGGCAGCAGAGCGCCGCGGCCAGGGCGAACCACTGCACGGCGTAGCCGATATGGGTCTGCGGGGTCATGGCCACCACGGGCCATTGCACCTGATAACTGGCCGGCCCCGGCTCCAGCCGCACTTCATGGGCCATGCCGCCACGGCCGAGCTGTTGCCACAATGCTTCCGGCTCGACCCGGGTGATCAGCCGCGGCCAGCTCTGCCCAGGCGGATCGGCCTGCAACTGAAAGGCGTTGCCGGGTGGCAGATAGACCTGGGCCTGCAGCTCCAGGGTCTGCTCCGGGGTGGTGAACTGCGGCGGCGTGCGCCGATCCGGCCAGGGCAGCCAGCCGCGGTTGACCAGCAGCCACAACCCGCTGGGCTGGTCGTAGAAGGGTTGCAACAGTTCGACGCCGGGGCGGCCGTCGCGGGTGCGGTTATCCAGCAGCAGGCTGTGCCCGGCATCGAACTGACCGTGCAGGCGAATGCGCACGCCGGCCACATCCTGGCGCTGCTCCAACTCGGCCAGGCTGATCGGCGCGGCCTGCTGGCTGGCCTCGTGATGCGCCAGCAGGGCGCGCTTCTCCTCGGCCCGGGCCAGCTGCCAGAAACCGAGCGTCACCAGCAGCGGCAGCAGCAGGGCCACCACCACACTGGGCAGCACGCCGGGACGGAAGCGGCTCACTGCCGCCCTCCGAAAGCCGACAGGCGCCTGGCTATACTCAACCTGCAGTTCATTCCCCACCCCCGGAGTCACGCATGCTCAAGCTCGCGATCGTCCTCTTTCTGCTGGCCACCCTGGTCAGCCTGTTCAGCGGCCTGTTCTTCCTGGTCAAGGACGAGGGCCACGGCTCGCGAGTGGTCAATTCGCTAAGCGTTCGTGTTGCCCTGACCGCCGTGACCGTGGCGTTGATCGCCTGGGGTTTCTACAGCGGCCAGTTGTCCAGCCATGTCACCTGGTGACGGCAGTCCCGTCACAGCACGTAGACGAAGATAAACAGACCCAGCCAGACCACATCGACGAAGTGCCAGTACCAGCTGGCCGCCTCGAAGCCGAAGTGCTTGTCCCCGCTGAAATGCCCCTTGCTGATGCGGATCAGCATGATCGACAGGATCAGCGCACCCAGGGTGACGTGAGCACCGTGGAAGCCGGTGAGCATGAAGAAGGTCGCGCCGTAGATACCCGAGCCCAGGGTCAGCCCCAGTTCGGTGTAGGCCTCGTGGTATTCGTAGGCCTGCAGGAACAGGAAGCAGATGCCCAGCGCCACCGTCAGCGCCAGCCACAGCTTGAGCGGGCCGCGATGATCCTTCTTCAACGCATGGTGGGCGAAGGTCACGGTGAAGCTGGAGCTGACCAGCAGGATGGTGTTGATCAGCGGCAGGTGCCAGGGGTCGATGACTTCCTTGGGCGGCGGGAACAGCTTGGGATCGGGGGTATGCAGCAGCGGCCAGTTGAACTCGAAGTTCGGCCACAGCATGTTGGCTACGCCCTTGGCGCCATCGCCGCCCAGCCAGGGCCCGGCGAAGTGTCGTACATAGAACAGCGCACCGAAGAAGGCGGCGAAGAACATCACCTCGGAGAAGATGAACCAGCTCATGCCCCAGCGGAACGAGCGATCCATCTGCGGGCTGTACAGGCCGCCGCGGCTCTCCTTGATCACCGCGCCGAACCAGCCGAACAGCATGTAGGCGAGGAACAGCCCGCCGACGAAGAAGATCAGCGGCCCGTGGGAGTCCGGGCGGGCGGCCTTGAGGTCGTTGAACCAGGTGCCCAGGCCATAGACGGTGGTGAGCATGCCGATGGTGGCGATGATCGGCCACTTGCTCTGGGCGGGAACGTAGTAGTTCTCGTGACTCGACATTTCTTGTTCTCCTTATGGAGTCGGGGTCGCCTGCGCGACGGGCGGTTTGCGCGCAGTGATATCGAACAGGGTGTAGGCCAGGGTCAGGTGCTTCACATCGGCCGGCAGATCACGGTCGACGATGAAGCGCACCGGCATCTCGATGCGCTCGCCCGGCTGCAGCACCTGCTGGGTAAAGCAGAAGCACTCGGTCTTGTGGAAGAACGCCGCGGCCTTGGATGGCGCCACGCTGGGAATGGCCTGGGCGGTCATCGGGTGATCGCTGGGGTTGGAGGCGATGAACAGCATCTCGTTGCTCGCCCCCGGGTGCACCACCAGGTCATCCGCCTTGGGGCGGAACTCCCAGACCATGTCCACCGCATTGGTGGCGAGGAACTGCACGCGCACCTGGCGCTGCTCGTCCACCACCTGGCTCCCCTCGTAGGCCTTGGCCGTCTTGCCGTTGATGCCGAAGGCCTGGCACATCACGTCATAGAAGGGCGGCAGCACGAACACGCCGAAACAGAACATTGCCACCGCCAGCAGCAGCAAACGGACGATCAGCCGGCGGTTGTCCAGGGCAGTGCTCAAGGCCGTACTCCTACTTCACTTCCGGCGGGGTGGTGAAGGTGTGGTAGGGCGCCGGCGAAGGCACCGTCCACTCCAGCCCTTCAGCGCCATCCCAGGGCTTGTCGCCGGCCGGTTTGCCGCCACGGATGCACTTGATGACGATGAACAGGAACAGCAACTGGGTGGCGCCGAAGGTGAACGCGCCAATCGACGAGATCATGTTGAAGTCGGCGAACTGCAGGTTGTAGTCGGGAATCCGCCGCGGCATGCCAGCCAGGCCGACGAAGTGCATCGGGAAGAACGCCATGTTCATGCCGATGAAGCTCATCCAGAAATGCAGCTTGCCGAGGGTCTCGTCGTACATGTGGCCGGTCCACTTGGGCAGCCAGTAGTAGGCCGAGGCGAAGATGCCGAAGATCGCCCCGGGCACCAGCACGTAGTGGAAGTGCGCCACCACGAAGTAGGTGTCGTGGTACTGGAAGTCCGCCGGGGCGATGGCCAGCATCAGCCCGGAGAAGCCACCAATGGTGAACAGGATGACGAAGGCCACGGCGAACAGCATCGGCGTTTCGAAGGTCATCGAGCCCTGCCACATGGTGCTGGCCCAGTTGAACACCTTCACCCCGGTGGGCACGGCGATCAGCATGGTGGCGTACATGAAGAACAGCTCACCGGTCAGCGGGATGCCGACGGTGAACATGTGGTGCGCCCAGACGATGAACGACAGGAAGGCGATCGACGCGGTCGCATACACCATCGAGGTGTAGCCGAACAGCGGCTTGCGCGCGAAGGCCGGGATGATCGAGCTGACGGCGCCGAACGCCGGCAGGATCATGATGTACACCTCGGGGTGGCCGAAGAACCAGAACACGTGCTGGAACAGCACCGGGTCACCGCCACCGGCCGCGCTGAAGAAGCTGGTGCCGAAGTGCACGTCCATCAGCATCATGGTCACGCAACCGGCCAGTACCGGCATCACCGCGATCAGCAGGAAGGCAGTGATCAGCCAGGTCCAGACGAACAGCGGCATCTTCATCAGGGTCATGCCCGGAGCACGCAGGTTGAGGATGGTGGCGATCACGTTGATCGCGCCCATGATCGAGCTGATGCCCATCAGGTGGATGGCGAAGATGAAGTAGGTGACCGACTCCGGCGCGTAGGTGGTGGACAGCGGCGCGTAGAAGGTCCAGCCGAAGTTCGGTCCGCCGCCGGCGGTGAACAGGGTGCTGACCAGCAGGCCGAAGGCCGCCGGCAGCAGCCAGAAGCTGAAGTTGTTCATCCGCGGCAGGGCCATGTCCGGCGCGCCGACCATCAGCGGGATCATCCAGTTGGCCAGGCCGACGAAGGCCGGCATCACCGCGCCGAACACCATGATCAGGCCGTGCATGGTGGTCATCTGGTTGAAGAACGCCGGCTCGACGATCTGCAGGCCGGGCTGGAACAGCTCGGCGCGGATCACCATGGCGAACGAGCCGCCGAGCAGGAACATGATGAAGCTGAACCACAGGTACATCGTGCCGATGTCCTTGTGGTTGGTAGTCAGCACCCAGCGCATCAGGCCCTTGGCCGGCCCATGGTGGTGGTCATGCCCGGCATGACCATGGGAATCGATCACTGCACTCATGTCCTTACTCCTGAGCCTGTTTGAGGGCGAGCACGTCTTTCGGGGTGACCATGTCGCCCATGGCGTTACCCCAGGCGTTGCGCTCGTAGGTAATCACCGCGGCGATGTCCACTTCCGACAACTGCTTGCCGAAGGCGGCCATGGCGGTGCCCGGCTTGCCGAAGAACACGATGTGCAGGTGATCCTCTTTCGGCCCGGTGGCGATCTTCGAGCCCTTGAGCGCCGGGAACATCGGCGGCAGGCCCTGGCCCTCGGCCTGGTGACAGGCCACACAGGTGGTGTGGTAGATCTTGTCGCCGCGCGCCACCAGCTCTTCGCGCGTCCATTCCTTCTCGGTCAGTTCCTTGAGCTTGGCGGTTTCTTCCTTGCGCTCGGCCAGCCACTTGGCGAAGTCTTCCTGACTCTTGGCTTCGACCACGATCGGCATGAAGCCGTGATCCTTGCCGCATAGCTCGGCGCACTGGCCACGGTAGAGACCGGGCTTCTCGATGCGCGTCCAGGATTCGTTGACGAAGCCGGGGATGGCGTCCTTCTTCACCGCCAGGGCCGGCACCCACCAGGCATGGATCACATCGGCCGAGGTGATCAGGAAGCGCACCTTGGCGCCGACTGGCACCACCAGAGGCTGGTCGACTTCCAGCAGGTAGTGCTCGTCCTTCTTCGCCTGGTTGTGGATCTGTTCCTGGGGCGTGGCCAGGTTGCTGAAGAACTCGACGTCCTGGCCCAGGTACTTGTAGTGCCACTTCCACTGGTAGCCGGTGACCTGGATATCCAGGTCGGACTCCGAGGTGTCGTAGATATCGATCAGCGTCTTGGTCGCCGGCACCGCCATCACCACCAGGATGACGAAGGGCACGACGGTCCAGAGGATCTCTACCGTGGTGCTCTCATGGAAGTGGGCCGGTTCTTGGCCGGTAGAGCGGCGGTGGATCAGCATCGACCAGAACATGGCGCCGAATACCAGCACGCCAATCACGACGCAGATCCAGAAAATGGTCATGTGCAGGTCGAAGACGGTACGGCTGACCTCGGTGGCTCCGGGTGCCATGTTCACCGTCCAGGCGGCTTGCGCCGAGCTGAATGCCAGCCACAGCAGTAGGCCCATCCAGACTCGTGGATGTCGCATCATTGCGGGTTCCCCTCGTTGTTCTTGTTATCCCGCCGGCTAAGCCTGCGGCAAAGGGATCGACTGCCAAAACGGCTGGCTACAACTGTCGAAACCTCTCCGTGCCGAAGCCCGTCCGGTTCCATCAGGTTCACGCCTTGCGATTTCGAGTATAGCCAGCAAGTGCCGCAGCACAACGCGAAGGGAAAATTTGCGAAGGCTCTGCGCTGCACCTGCGCAGGCCGCGGCAGGCGCGGGGTGCAGCGCAGAGCCGGCGGCTTGTTATAGCGGCCTCGCATAACCTTTAAAAAATTATGACAATCCGTTCTTAAGCTTTGCCGATGGGCAGCTAAGGTCAATCCTCGCTTACGTCATGTCCTTGTCATGGGAGCCGTCATGAATACCCTCGCTTTGCGCGAACTGATCCAGCACGCCCTTGCTCACGAAGCCCGCACCGGGCACCTGGCCCACCTGCTGGAAGGCCAGCTGGCGCGCCTGCACCCGAGCATCCAGCTGCCCGCCGACGATGCCCAAGGCGTGCTCGAGCGCTTCGTCGCCGCCTATGTCGAGCAGGTGCCGGATGTGCTGGATGCGGCCCACGCCGTGGCCCAGGAAGCCGGCATCGAGGGCCAGGTCAAACCGGTGCTGCAACTGGCCGAGCAGTTCTTCCTCAGCCCGCCCGGCCTGCTGGAGGGGCACCAGGGCCTGGATGCCCTGCTCGACGAGTCCTACCTGGCCCACCGCCTGGTGGAAGAGGTCAACGACCGCTACATCGCCCATTTCGGCCAGCCGCTGATTCCGCTGGATACTACGGTGGCCAACCTGATCGCCCACCAGCTGATCGGCGAGCCCTTCGCCAACCAGCTCGACGAGGCGGTGCACCATGCGGTAGACGAAATGCTCGACCCGGCCGTGTTCCAGCAGGCCTCGGCCCAGGAATACCGGGTGCGCCTGAGCAACCCGCAGACCCTGGCGGCCTGGCAGAACTGGCCCTGCCTGTCGCGCCAGCTCGGCGTGGAGCTGGGCCTGCCGGCCTAGCGCCGGCAGAAAAAAACAGGCCCGCAACAGCGGGCCTGATTGTCACGCCTGCGGGTAGCGTGCTCTGGGCGTGGCCATCGGCACCACCTCGCCATCCAGCGCCAGGAAGCTGCCGCTTTCCGCATCGTAGGCACGAATCGCACTGGTCTCGATGTCGTAGACCCAGCCATGGATGAACAGCTGCCCGCTGGCCAGCTTGGCCGCCACCGAAGGGTGGGTGCACAGGTGGTTGAGCTGGGCGATCACGTTCTCCTCGGTGAGGATGCCCAGGGTGTCGTGGCCACCGCAGCCGCAGTTCTCCTCGACCACCTTGAGTGCCACCTCGCTGTGGCGCAGCCAGGCCTTGACCGTGGGCATGCGCTCCAGGGTTTCGGGCGCCAGCACCGCCTTCATCGCACCGCAGTCGGAGTGGCCGCAGACGATGATGTGCTGCACACCGAGCGCCAGCACCGCGTACTCGATGGCGGTGGAAACCCCGCCCATCATCTGCCCGTAGGGTGGCACCACGTTGCCGACGTTGCGGGTGACGAACAGGTCGCCTGGCGCACTCTGGGTGATCAGCTCGGGAACGATGCGCGAATCGGCGCAGGTGATGAACATGGCGCGCGGGTTCTGCGCGCTGGCCAGGGCCTTGAACAGCTCTTCCTGCTGCGGGAAGACCTCGTTGCGAAAGCGCTTGAAGCCTCCGACTATCGCGTTCAGCGCCTCGTCGGCGCTCTCCGGCGCAGTGCGCGCCTGCAGGGGAATGGCATTGTGCTTGTAGGGCATTGCGTCTACCTCATGCTGAACCGTTGCGCTGGGGCGAATTATCGACCCGCCATGCGGACAGTTGCCAGCCTTGAAGAGTCACAAATTACAGCAGCGCCAGCTGACCGCCGGGCGGCGCGAACTGGCTGCAGTCGAGATCGAAGTCGGCGCGGCGGTTCAGCCCCAGGCGCTTGATCGCCAGGGCGAAGCGCTGCGCCAGCAGCTCGGCGAATACTCCCTGACCACGGAAGCGATGGCCGAAGCGGCTGTCGTACAACTCGCCGCCGCGGCTCTGGCGGATCAGGCTCAGCACATGCTCGGCGCGCTGCGGGTGGTGGGCCTGTAGCCACTCCTCGAACAGCGGCGCCACCTCGCGCGGTAGGCGCAGCAGCATGTAGTTGGCGCTCTGCGCTCCGGCCTCGCGGGCCGCCTCCAGCAGGTTCTCCAGCTCCATGTCGTTGATCATCGGGATCATCGGCGAGCACAGCACGCCGACCGGAATACGCTGCTCGCGCAGCACGCGGATCACCCGCAGGCGGGCCGAAGGCGCGGCAGCGCGCGGTTCGAGGATGCGCTTGAGCTCGTCGTCGAGGGTGGTCAGGCTGATGAACACCTTGACCAGGCGGCGCTCGGCCAGCTGGCTGAGCAGGTCGAGGTCGCGCAGGATCAGTGCGCCCTTGGTGACTATCGTCAGCGGATGACCGTGGCGCAGCAGCACCTCCAGGCAGCGGCGGGTGAGCTGGTGCTCGCGCTCGATCGGCTGGTAGGGGTCGGTATTGCTGCCCAGGGCGATCGGCGCACACACATAACCGGGCTTGCCCAGCTGCTGTTCGAGCAGAGCCGGGGCATTGCGCTTGGCGATCAGCTTGGTTTCGAAGTCGATGCCCGGCGACAGATCCCAGTAGGCATGGCTGGGCCGCGCATAACAGTAGATGCAGCCATGCTCGCAGCCGCGATAGGGGTTGAGCGTGCGGTCGAACGGCAGATCCGGCGACTGGTTGCGGCTGATGATGCTCTTGGCCATTTCCACCCGCACCTCGGTGGCGCGGCTCGGCGGTACCTCCTGAAACCAGCCGTCGTCGCTGGCGATGATGCGCTGGGGCGCGTAACGGTTGTGCGGATTGCTGGCGGTTCCGCGACCGCGGGGAGGCAGGGCAGGCATGGCGAAGCACTCGAATACTGTATATATACACAGTATAGCGAGTCAGCCACAGCCACAAGCCGGTACTGCCGAATGGTCAGGCGTCGCGCAGCAGGTCGTTGGCGTTGAGGATCGCGTAGGCGATTTCCGGATGGCGCTCCAGGCTGCGGCGGATCGCCGTGGGGATGGCCTGGCGGGTCTTGCGGCACAGCCCCGGCTGCGCCTCGACGACGATGCTGATGCCGCGCATGGTGCGCACCTCGTTGAGGCTCGGGGTGATCTGCAGGCTGATGCCGAGCTGCTGGAACATGCGCAGCTGCATGCGCTGCAGGTCGGCCAGGTCGGCGAGGTTTTCCAGGCGCTCGAGCAGGCGCTTTTCCTCCTGCAGGGTCAGCTGCAGGATGCGCAGATCGGCGCCGGCCTGCTCCAGCAAGCGCTCGCGCTCGCAGATGCACAGGCCGGGCGGACATTCCTTGCGAAGCGGAAAGGCGGCGGTCATGCCGCCGATAATAGCTGCACGCGCGACGGCGTACAGCCTGCATCAGAACCTCTGGACGATCTCGCGAGCTAGAGATAAACGGTGGCGAAAGCGGCCGAGGGCGCGGAGTTTACGAGCTGTAAATGAGCAGTCCGAGGCTGCTTTCAACACTGTTTAGCCGACGCGCAGCAGAGCGTCTCAGGGATCGACCTGCTCCATCAGCTCGGCCACCGACTCCGGGCGCTGCGCATAGCGCTGCGCCAGCACCGCGCAGACCATCAGCTGGATCTGGTGGAACAGCATCAGCGGCAGGATCAACATGCCGATCCCTGCGCCGGCGAACAGCACCTGGGCCATGGGCACACCGGTGGCCAGGCTCTTCTTCGAGCCGCAGAAGAGGATGGTGATGCGGTCTTCCTGGCTGAAACCCAGGCGCTTGCCCAGCTGCCAGGTGCACAGCAGCACCAGCGCCAGCAGCACGCAGCAGACCAGCAGCAGACCGCCCAGCGCAGACAGAGGAATCTGCTGCCAGAGGCCCTCGACCACCGCCTCGCTGAACGCGCCGTAGACCACCAGCAGGATCGAACCCTGGTCGACGAACTTCAGCCAGTGCTTGTTGCGCGTCACCCAGGCGCCGATCCAGCGGCGGGCGATCTGCCCGGCGATAAACGGCAGCAGCAGTTGCAGGGTGATCTTGCCGATGGCGTCCAGGGTCGAACCGCCGTCGCCCTGGGTGCCGAGCAACAGCGCCACCAGCAATGGGGTGAGGAAGATGCCGAACAGGCTGGAAGCGGCTGCGCTGCAGATCGCCGCCGGGATATTGCCGCGCGCCAGCGAGGTGAAGGCAATGGCCGACTGCACCGTGGCCGGCAGTGCGCATAGGTAGAGCACGCCGAGGTACAGCTGCGGGGTTACCAGCGGCGCCAGCAGCGGCTTGAGCGCCAGGCCGAGCAGCGGGAACAGCACGAAGGTGCAGGCGAACACCAGCAGGTGCAGGCGCCAGTGCAGGGCACCGGCGATGATCGCCTCGCGCGACAGCTTGGCGCCGTGCAGGAAGAACAGCAGGGCGATGGCCAGGTTGGTGACCCAGGCGAACGCCAGCGCCGCCTGGCCGCTGCACGGCAGCAGGCTGGCGCAAACGACCACGGCGAGCAGGGTCAGGGTGAAACGATCGGGGAGCAGGCGGGACAGGGACATCAGGGCTTCTCGTGCTTGCAGGCCAATGGCGGCGACACTACCGTGTTCGCCAGTTACCGACTAACGCCAAAGAGCCAGCCAATGCCGTCTAACGGACAGCAAAAAGCCTACCGGCGCAGCATTCCCGGGCTCAAGAGCCTGCCCCGGCCGCTCTACGGGCGCATCGAATCGCTGCCCAATCGCGCCCTCACCCATCGCCACAGCCATCCCTGGGTGCAGCTGTCCTACGCCATCGCCGGAGTGCTGGAAATCCATACCGACGCCGGCCGCTTCGTCGCCCCGCCGCAGCGCGCCGTGTGGATTCCGGCCGGGCTGCCGCACCGGGTATACAGCTCGCCGCGCACCGAGATGCGCAGCCTGTATATCGACAACAGCGTGGCCGCGCGCCAGGCGGACGGCTGTCAGGTGCTGGTGGTCAGCCCGCTGCTGCGCGAGCTGATCAGCGCCTTCAGCGAGCTGCCGGTGGAATACCAGCTGGAAGGCAGCCAGGGGCGCCTGACTCAGGTGCTGCTCGACCAGCTCAACGGCGCGCCGCCGGTCGACCTGAT
The window above is part of the Pseudomonas alcaligenes genome. Proteins encoded here:
- a CDS encoding heme A synthase, with the translated sequence MTARKPLPGYRLALFATLLAVLVVLLGAYTRLTHAGLGCPDWPGCYGFISVPQSEAQLAHAEANFPHAPVEAQKGWNEMIHRYFAGSLGLLILTLAVQALRRRAEPDQPLKLPLLLLGVVIAQAAFGMWTVTLQLWPQVVTAHLLGGFTTLSLLFLLSLRLSAALPVLSGVTTRLRGLAMLALLLVIGQIALGGWVSSNYAAVACVDLPTCHGQWWPAADFANGFHLTQHIGPNYLGGQLDSEARTAIHLTHRLGAVLVTLILLLLAWRLRAGGLGRLAGLVLLALGLQVSLGVSNVLLHLPLAVAVAHNAGGAALLLSLVLVNYRLRAANAVRAVQAAAPAELALGK
- the cyoE gene encoding heme o synthase; the protein is MATLLQAHREHASWRDYLELTKPRVVVLMLITSLVGMFLATRAGVAWQVLLFGNLGIGLCAGAAAAVNHVVDRRIDSIMARTHKRPVTAGRLSPVAALGFALLLAVAGMALLLTFTNELAAWLTLASLLGYAVLYTGFLKRATPQNIVIGGLAGAAPPLLGWVAVTGHVSAEPLLLVLIIFAWTPPHFWALAIHRKEEYAKADIPMLPVTHGEHYTKVHILLYTAVMFAVTLLPYAIHMSGPLYLACAALLGGRFMYWAVVLYRDSKPHAAINTFKYSIWYLFLLFIALLADHYLLLSL
- a CDS encoding SURF1 family protein, which gives rise to MSRFRPGVLPSVVVALLLPLLVTLGFWQLARAEEKRALLAHHEASQQAAPISLAELEQRQDVAGVRIRLHGQFDAGHSLLLDNRTRDGRPGVELLQPFYDQPSGLWLLVNRGWLPWPDRRTPPQFTTPEQTLELQAQVYLPPGNAFQLQADPPGQSWPRLITRVEPEALWQQLGRGGMAHEVRLEPGPASYQVQWPVVAMTPQTHIGYAVQWFALAAALCCLYLYFGLRNAREPEHEHDPESSQPLL
- a CDS encoding cytochrome c oxidase assembly protein, producing MSTALDNRRLIVRLLLLAVAMFCFGVFVLPPFYDVMCQAFGINGKTAKAYEGSQVVDEQRQVRVQFLATNAVDMVWEFRPKADDLVVHPGASNEMLFIASNPSDHPMTAQAIPSVAPSKAAAFFHKTECFCFTQQVLQPGERIEMPVRFIVDRDLPADVKHLTLAYTLFDITARKPPVAQATPTP
- a CDS encoding cytochrome c oxidase subunit 3; protein product: MSSHENYYVPAQSKWPIIATIGMLTTVYGLGTWFNDLKAARPDSHGPLIFFVGGLFLAYMLFGWFGAVIKESRGGLYSPQMDRSFRWGMSWFIFSEVMFFAAFFGALFYVRHFAGPWLGGDGAKGVANMLWPNFEFNWPLLHTPDPKLFPPPKEVIDPWHLPLINTILLVSSSFTVTFAHHALKKDHRGPLKLWLALTVALGICFLFLQAYEYHEAYTELGLTLGSGIYGATFFMLTGFHGAHVTLGALILSIMLIRISKGHFSGDKHFGFEAASWYWHFVDVVWLGLFIFVYVL
- a CDS encoding twin transmembrane helix small protein — encoded protein: MLKLAIVLFLLATLVSLFSGLFFLVKDEGHGSRVVNSLSVRVALTAVTVALIAWGFYSGQLSSHVTW
- a CDS encoding SCO family protein: MNRTHKTVFILVAIVALVLGLTVHKVLNGKGDGLDKVAQLDAGIVLLPQSRSLPGLSLTNQDGQAVALDQLKGQWSLLFFGYTFCPDICPATLAQLRQLKGMLPAEAQARLRVVLVSVDPNRDTPQQLKQYLGYFDASFVGLTGAAADIQALASAVSIPYIPADTTKPNYTVDHSGNLVILAPDGTQRGFIRAPLNNEKLAEQLPLLLHSEG